In the genome of Cheilinus undulatus linkage group 6, ASM1832078v1, whole genome shotgun sequence, one region contains:
- the sult6b1 gene encoding sulfotransferase 6B1, protein MSSDDFTSSAQSKLQKAKDMKDEDKMYTYNGVKYPSLMCPEDHLKALVDMEARKDDLVLVAYPKCGFNWMVGVVRKIITEATGVKVETKMPPLIEFMGPQALKAVSEAPSPRFLGTHLHPDNIPASFHEKKTKMLVIFRNPKDTLVSFYHFCNKNPVLPNVEWDSFFCDFMCGNVGWGSYFDHALAWEEKMNDPNVLFVTFEELKEDLSKGIRQISTFFDLSLTESQVQQITEESTFKAMKQCSANAHIIGDIIFRKGEVGDWKNHFTPEQSRKMDEAFNEKLAGTRLGAKLNYQKYCQ, encoded by the exons ATGAGCTCTGACGACTTCACCAGCAGTGCACAGTCCAAGCTGCAGAAGGCAAAAGACATGAAGGATGAGGATAAGATGTACACATATAATGGGGTGAAATACCCGAGCCTCATGTGCCCTGAAGATCACCTGAAGGCTCTGGTGGACATGGAAGCCAGAAAGGATGACCTTGTGCTTGTAGCCTATCCCAAATGTG gtTTTAACTGGATGGTGGGTGTGGTGAGGAAGATCATTACAGAGGCCACTGGAGTGAAAGTTGAAACCAAGATGCCCCCACTGATTGAGTTTATGGGACCCCAGGCCTTAAAG GCTGTAAGTGAGGCTCCATCTCCGAGGTTTCTGGGGACTCACCTGCATCCTGATAACATCCCTGCCTCCTTTCatgaaaagaaaaccaaa ATGTTGGTGATCTTCAGAAACCCCAAGGACACCTTGGTCTCCTTTTATCACTTCTGCAACAAAAACCCAGTGCTTCCTAATGTGGAGTGGGATTCCTTCTTCTGCGACTTCATGTGTGGTAATG ttGGCTGGGGCTCATACTTTGATCATGCCTTGGCCTGGGAAGAGAAGATGAATGACCCCAATGTTTTGTTTGTCACCTTTGAGGAACTAAAAGAG GACCTGAGTAAGGGCATCCGTCAGATCAGCACCTTCTTTGACCTCAGCTTGACAGAGAGTCAGGTTCAGCAGATCACAGAGGAGAGCACCTTCAAAGCCATGAAGCAATGCTCGGCCAATGCCCACATTATTGGAGATATAATCTTCAGGAAAG GTGAGGTTGGGGACTGGAAGaaccactttacaccagaacagagcagaaaaatGGATGAGGCATTCAATGAAAAACTGGCAGGAACCAGGCTGGGAGCTAAGCTTAACTACCAGAAGTATTGTCAGTAG